In the genome of Oscarella lobularis chromosome 1, ooOscLobu1.1, whole genome shotgun sequence, one region contains:
- the LOC136199487 gene encoding uncharacterized protein isoform X3, with amino-acid sequence MIIVMLPVYVSVFVFLALLLLFSPGDSQLACFFVISGWKRLFILCITGVLFVTGISEMILLIHRLRGKRTKRSRLLMLQDGNDVVDEILFLSNRSTVIMFLIVLLVFCISRLPLTIILIAFDDNSLAYHESEVIIAFHFALLDVMSPLILTWRHRKIYKKGLLCCFHLDEAKGKASLAEVERAKVKYESRKSGIKTKFWRRFDEITGAIPFVQDAADESRTTEEPKYTKATTTKRSGALFENRASGLSQNTSAQEPRLSSTPTESSVKLDVEASIHFTRATKLSENISPSAGAQESRSSSVSSAESNREVDLEAADSPVTSDDSNRCHPAYPVLLNSPTKNVVLTVSGQRMIFIKKDSTSGRMNQEGGSLVLSSYGISLTIPTGAITTTTSLDVTLSLYVSDKATSLEGRTAHVGLIELLPHKTAFRKRVILRYKLRHHYKPVDDCIETEYGLFYGEGIDPSETYDFIGSLGTERFQSRHISYKGTMDVHLRDHCLELSTKTFCRFCAIVAAGSFQVAIGFFVRPKSVYNGERGWDIRITISCTCSENLEKIQEELKTDIIRKFSHVDKKRLHCKGLSFYGRQRLEFSLSKNDDFTSKFTLRSKKEFSGDDLRCLVENDDRLPSYLDKDCSITCPEEVNCTQPVTVVYHYYESPPPFFQEKLVSWDEVSVWLRDDAMFDYGSCNSDAFSNDTSQTTKSSSGVDEFVSSRDASSEAESLNKSSIFDVKVQACESSSHTTDQHSESELVNIEREPTTEELRNVAARIVKEWKHVARALSVDENEIERIDSNYKDVKEQAYQMLLHWMESKSESATIERLCQALRGERKNKTVTDVFGNVPD; translated from the exons ATGATAATTGTGATGCTGCCAGTTTATGTATCAgtattcgtttttcttgcgTTGTTGCTTCTGTTCTCTCCTGGTGATTCGCAACTTGCGTGCTTCTTCGTCATTAGTGGATG gAAGCGATTGTTTATCCTGTGTATTACGGGTGTCCTATTTGTGACTGGAATCAGTGAAATGATTCTATTGATACATCGTCTGCGAggaaagaggacgaagagaagtCGATTGTTGATGCTCCAAGATGGTAACGATGTTGTTGATGAAATTTTGTTTCTGAGCAATCGAAGCACGGTAATAATGTTTCTCATCGTTCTTCTTGTTTTCTGTATCTCGCGGCTTCCATTAACA ATAATTTTAATTGCTTTTGATGATAACAGTCTCGCCTATCACGAGTCTGAGGTCATTATTGCATTTCATTTTGCATTGCTAGACGTTATGAGCCCCTTGATTTTGACTTGGAGACATAGGAAAATATATAAGAAGGGGTTATTGTGTTGCTTTCACTTAGACGAAGCAAAAG GCAAGGCAAGTCTGGCAGAAGTAGAACGGGCCAAAGTGAAATATGAAAGTAGAAA GTCTGGcatcaaaacaaaattttgGAGACGATTTGACGAAATTACTGGAGCAATTCCTTTTGTACAAGATGCTGCTGACGAGAGTAGAACTACTGAAGAGCCAAAATACACcaaggctacaactacaaaAAGATCAGGGGCACTCTTTGAAAATAGAGCTTCTGGACTGTCACAAAACACCAGTGCACAAGAGCCAAGATTGTCATCAACACCAACAGAGAGCAGCGTAAAGTTAGACGTAGAGGCGAGTATACATTTTACAAG AGCTACTAAACTGTCAGAAAACATCAGCCCTTCAGCAGGTGCACAAGAATCAAGATCATCATCAGTCTCATCCGCAGAGAGCAACAGAGAGGTAGACTTAGAGGCCGCGGACTCGCCTGTCACAAG CGATGACAGCAACCGCTGCCATCCAGCGTACCCTGTTCTATTAAATTCGCCTACCAAAAATGTGGTTCTTACCGTCAGTGGGCAGCGCATGATTTTCATCAAGAAAGATTCAACATCAGGACGAATGAACCAAGAAGGAGGCAGCTTAGTGCTGTCATCGTACGGCATTTCACTAACAATTCCTACTGGAGCAATAACAACTACAACGTCGTTAGACGTTACACTTTCTCTCTATGTTTCAGATAAAGCAACGAGCCTTGAGGGTAGAACGGCTCATGTCGGTCTTATCGAACTCTTACCCCATAAAACAGCTTTTAGAAAGCGTGTGATACTTAGATACAAACTGAGACATCACTATAAGCCTGTTGATGACTGTATTGAAACTGAATATGGTCTGTTCTACGGCGAAGGCATAGATCCGAGTGAAACATACGATTTCATCGGGAGTCTTGGAACTGAGCGTTTTCAGAGTCGTCATATTTCTTACAAAGGCACCATGGACGTTCACTTGCGAGACCATTGCTTGGAATTATCCACCAAAACGTTTTGCCGTTTTTGTGCGATTGTGGCAGCTGGCTCCTTTCAAGTTGCGATCGGTTTCTTTGTTCGTCCGAAAAGCGTTTACAACGGTGAAAGAGGATGGGATATTAGGATTACAATTTCCTGTACCTGCTCGgaaaatttagaaaaaatacaGGAAGAACTAAAAACTGACATCATAAGAAAATTCAGTCATGTAGACAAGAAACGTCTGCACTGCAAAGGATTATCTTTTTACGGTAGGCAACGGCTTGAATTTTCTCTGAGCAAGAATGATGATTTCACGTCAAAGTTTACTTTGCGttctaaaaaagaatttagCGGAGACGACCTTCGCTGTCTTGTGGAAAATGATGACCGTCTTCCTAGCTATTTGGACAAAGACTGCTCTATCACGTGCCCAGAAGAAGTCAATTGTACTCAACCAGTGACAGTTGTCTATCATTACTATGAGTCTCCTCCGCCtttttttcaagaaaagTTGGTTAGCTGGGATGAAGTTTCAGTTTGGCTTAGGGATGATGCGATGTTCGACTACGG AAGCTGCAATTCTGATGCTTTTTCAAATGATACTTCTCAAACGACTAAATCATCAA GTGGAGTTGATGAGTTTGTTTCTTCAAGAGATGCTAGTAGCGAAGCGGAAAGTCTGAATAAGAGCAGTATTTTCG ATGTCAAGGTTCAAGCCTGCGAGTCTTCCTCCCATACTACTGATCAGCATAGCG AATCAGAATTGGTGAACATTGAACGAGAGCCAACAACAGAGGAGCTTCGAAACGTAGCTGCTCGTATTGTGAAGGAGTGGAAACATGTGGCAAGAGCGCTTAGTGtagacgagaacgaaatcgaaaggATTGACAGTAATTATAAAGATGTGAAGGAGCAGGCATACCAAATGCTATTGCATTGGATGGAAAGCAAAAGTGAATCAGCTACAATTGAGCGTTTGTGCCAAGCTCTTCGCGGAGAGcggaaaaacaaaacagtAACTGACGTTTTTGGAAATGTACCGGATTAG
- the LOC136189501 gene encoding uncharacterized protein: MADPKWTRLVPVTDKIVPLLANALVGEALLDRLLAGKVVSRSHYDELRRHSQGPSRSRQSVARKLLEILMRRPSPCFESFCAVLQEDDDDVDRKAMYELLVTSTSTSAHAHEWARLLYENPRTRALGTVKEDSSNPKKKKALDCIAPTTSVAQTHCICFRLSTSQLFAAINDVEQCLTGVQEELRNSSEKVNDTEQCDRCTVASLADRTDQLKLQIRHLKSKHSIMKKSLYTVKEQQMSLKVQNAAIRKLIDAVEDMQKRPKRSLAARVAIERLIAIIKEGKPYEVERFLSEEKMFRIGQVGPNLLDAIHYVAGREFKTAEEADEWLGYLVVDRNENIDKPEKIGLLTPLHCACEWGNIFGLKWLVSHGANIAVKDIGGHTPYSYACASSIDAMKKILLLEEHGYNLAVDDICWAAGNQFASSEEAQEVFRYLFIEKRMSVNATEEKSNNTPLHYACDKGSIFGVKWLIEHNAAINSVNKKRQTPFMLACASDIDRSSKVHYLDEKGANCLVKDEDQRTALSYATKGSKSELDTKDVLQFLVTEKNIPVNSVSKWRRTPLLDACASDDPSVDAIKELIELGAETAATDYMNRNALNLASSNPRKCKSVIDLLIEEERMSTLIDERWESNVRPLFSDLVQVLDPHDTLLNPLYENKLVTKEEYEDLFSMSSRENRSRKLLSNILPRKGMNSYDRFVAILRETEGQEHVAKALEGLSAPLDSSSRVTVSSGNQRYQRVTAKRYRAAFQSQSMLSTNPRIGKGIERFVPRHTKEDFVSLKSLDNVVKFYPAEKKQLWMPEFLWWFCRHGMDTLCTEVLEEKSNKTLDQGKMAGVTCLHMMVHWGHSHLIPLFHEHGFDLNYGDENSLSPLFWCYASDNRSNEEAARCSDTLRRHGANEERATPYAETNELVHELIRDPNKARFRLFSDSAEDVLDTLQLLEEKDYKNTGMPMEDLKFWRDYWLWKFSRKEDWRSVNFCKFLLEEGANPNASIYVNSPFHRTARFGNKNLLRYLLENRKFFTHVDAVNKLGWTSLHNAALFDEEECAYLLLIYGADSHIASRDGMAIDIARRYNCTNVVKLLKDLEDEVRGRTVRQRSELLSLSFGVGRSHFASERVTFEREKREAAEPIEAQRQEIENIQKEMEHLRRQSVAAKSASLKEKQGYKESTEAQCDSNVSLVQSEMSENFSPSISTQKSRSSSVSSIESHRENSFCDTDAVDEDVKYTTESVLLNPPTKNVVLSVNGQRMICIKKATTSKQIKQEGGSLAVQSYGISLTIPPGAIKTTALLDVTLSLYVSDEAINLEGRTARVGFIELLPHKTAFAKPVILRYKLRHHHKPGNDCIETVYGLFYDEGIDPSEIYDFMGSLGTGRFQSRHVSYKGTMDVYLRDDCLELSTKTFCRYCSFVTAGPFHIEIGFFVRPVPRNVCEGERRWDIRITISCTCSENLRQIQEQLKTRNFRLADTKRFCCQEFFSKDRERLEFSLSEDDDFTSGSKFSLRSKKEFNGWELRSVVEKNDRFPGYLDRDCAIKCTDAKEANCSPRVTFAYRYYKPLSSFSQDVISSDGVSFKLPDEAPFGNSYSNNTSQTTTSNGVDESVISSRDASNEAGSVIDFAKVNVRADSSFSHTNDDLRNETELVHPKQKPTTEERQNVKQVPKSAFSVGMQAPGDLSPGSTVRQPRDSFEFGGASASSESVAINRPETRVHHNTYNGPVFHYDYH; the protein is encoded by the exons GCCTCTTCTCGCCAACGCTCTTGTTGGAGAAGCTCTTCTCGATAGACTTCTTGCTGGAAAAGTCGTTTCTCGTTCGCACTACGACGAACTTCGGCGCCATTCACAGGGACCGAGTCGTTCACGTCAAAGTGTGGCTCGAAAGTTGCTTGAAATTCTGATGCGACGTCCATCTCCCTGCTTCGAATCGTTTTGCGCTGTCCTGcaggaggacgacgacgacgtagatCGAAAGGCTATGTACGAGTTACTAGTCACTTCTACTTCTACAAGCGCTCATGCTCACGAATGGGCGAGACTGCTTTACGAAAATCCTAGAACGCGTGCTCTTGGTACCGTAAAAGAAGACTCCTCTAAccccaaaaagaaaaaggcttTGGACTGCATCGCTCCTACGACAAGCGTAGCTCAGACTCACTGTATTTGTTTTCGGCTATCAACGTCACAGCTTTTTGCCGCTATTAATGACGTTGAGCAGTGCTTAACTGGTGTACAAGAAGAATTGAGGAATTCTTCCGAAAAAG TCAACGACACTGAGCAATGCGATAGATGCACAGTCGCTTCCTTAGCAGACAGAACTGATCAGTTGAAATTGCAA ATTCGACACTTGAAAAGCAAACATTCAATAATGAAGAAGTCGCTTTATACTGTCAAAGAGCAGCAAATG AGTTTGAAAGTCCAAAATGCAGCTATAAGGAAGCTTATTGATGCTGTTGAAGATATGCAGAAG AGACCAAAACGATCGTTGGCTGCGCGCGTAGCAATTGAACGGTTGATAGCGATAATTAAAGAAGGAAAGCCCTACGAAGTGGAGAGATTTCTTTCGGAAGAAAAAATGTTCCGCATTGGACAG GTGGGACCCAACTTGTTAGACGCTATTCACTACGTGGCGGGGAGAGAGTTCAAGACGGCGGAAGAGGCAGATGAGTGGCTCGGCTATTTAGTTGTGGACAGAAATGAAAACATTGACAAACCAGAAAAG ATTGGTTTACTCACcccacttcactgtgcgtgcGAGTGGGGAAATATCTTTGGCTTGAAGTGGCTCGTTAGTCACGGTGCAAATATCGCCGTGAAAGACATA GGAGGACATACGCCATATTCGTACGCCTGTGCAAGTTCAATTGAtgcaatgaagaaaatcctCCTTCTGGAAGAGCACGGCTACAACTTGGCAGTAGATGACATT TGTTGGGCGGCTGGAAATCAATTTGCGTCATCTGAAGAAGCTCAGGAGGTTTTTCGGTATCTTTTCattgaaaaaagaatgagTGTCAATGCTACTGAAGAGAAG AGCAATAACACTCCTTTGCATTACGCTTGCGACAAaggaagcatttttggagtGAAATGGCTCATAGAGCACAATGCTGCTATTAATAGCGTCAACAAG AAGCGCcaaacgccttttatgttAGCATGTGCAAGTGACATCGATCGTTCATCGAAAGTGCACTActtggatgaaaaaggagcgaACTGCCTAGTGAAAGATGAG gATCAGAGAACGGCTTTGTCTTATGCCACCAAGGGTTCAAAGTCTGAACTGGACACgaaagatgttcttcaatttcttgtCACTGAGAAAAACATTCCAGTTAATTCTGTTTCTAAG TGGAGGAGGACACCCTTATTGGACGCGTGTGCTTCAGACGATCCTTCTGTTGACGCCATTAAGGAGCTCATTGAGCTGGGGGCTGAAACTGCTGCTACAGATTAC ATGAACCGGAATGCTTTGAATCTGGCTTCAAGTAACCCTCGGAAATGCAAATCAGTTATTGATCTTTTGATTGAGGAAG aaaggATGTCTACATTGATCGACGAACGATGGGAATCGAATGTTCGACCCCTATTCAGTGATCTCGTTCAAGTTCTCGATCCCCACGACACCCTCCTCAATCCTCTCTATGAAAACAAACTTGTCACCAAAGAGGAATATGAGGATCTTTtctcgatgtcgtcgagagaaaatAGATCTCGCAAGCTACTCAGCAATATTTTGCCGCGAAAGGGAATGAATTCTTACGATCGATTTGTGGCGATTCTGAGAGAGACCGAAGGACAGGAACACGTTGCCAAAGCGCTAG aaggGCTATCCGCGCCTTTGGACTCATCTTCGAGAGTCACGGTTAGCAGCGGCAACCAACGTTATCAGCGGGTTACGGCAAAGCGCTATAGAGCAGCTTTCCAAAGTCAAAGCATG CTGAGCACAAATCCTAGAATTGGCAAGGGAATTGAACGCTTTGTGCCTCG GCATACTAAAGAAGACTTTGTCTCTTTGAAATCACTGGACAACGTGGTGAAGTTTTACCCAGCTGAGAAGAAACAGCTCTGGATGCCGGAGTTTCTTTGGTGGTTCTGTCGTCACGGCATGGATACACTATGCACTGAAGTATTAGAAGAGAAATCAAACAAAACTCTAGATCAGGGGAAAATGGCAGGCGTGACTTGCCTTCACATGATGGTTCACTGGGGTCATTCACATCTAATTCCTCTATTTCACGAACACGGATTTGACTTGAATTACGGAGACGAAAATAGCCTGAGTCCGCTTTTCTGGTGTTACGCTTCTGACAATAGATCAAATGAAGAAGCTGCTCGATGTTCTGATACTCTAAGACGTCATGGAGCTAACGAGGAAAGGGCCACGCCATACGCAGAGACAAATGAACTCGTACATGAACTGATCAGGGATCCAAATAAAGCAAG GTTTAGACTGTTCAGTGATTCTGCCGAAGATGTGCTAGATACTCTCCAACTACTTGAAGAAAAGGACTACAAAAACACTGGAATGCCGATGGAAGATCTTAAATTCTGGAGGGACTATTGGCTGTGGAAGTTTTCAAGGAAAGAAGATTGGAGAAGCGTCAACTTCTGTAAATTTCTGCTCGAAGAAGGCGCCAATCCAAATGCCTCTATCTACGTCAATTCTCCGTTTCATCGAACAGCTCGATTCGGGAACAAAAACCTTTTGCGCTATTTACTTGAGAATCGTAAATTTTTTACGCATGTCGACGCAGTTAACAAACTGGGCTGGACATCTCTTCATAACGCTGCATTgttcgacgaagaggaatGTGCCTATTTGCTTTTGATATACGGCGCTGATTCACATATAGCATCACGAGATGGCATGGCTATTGACATTGCAAGAAGGTATAATTGTACGAACGTGGTGAAATTGCTTAAAGATCTTGAAGATGAGGTACGAGGTAGGACTGTACGTCAAAG gtcTGAACTGTTATCTTTGTCCTTTGGTGTTGGTAGAAGCCACTTTGCATCTGAACGTGTCacttttgaaagagaaaagagagaggcAGCAGAACCTATTGAAGCTCAAAGACAAGAAAT TGAAAATATTCAGAAGGAAATGGAACATCTAAG ACGTCAGTCAGTTGCAGCTAAAAGCGCGTCTTTAAAAGAGAAACAGGGCTACAAAGAGTCGACCGAAGCTCAGTGCGACTCTAAT GTTTCTTTGGTTCAAAGTGAAATGTCCGAAAACTTTAGTCCTTCAATAAGTACACAAAAGTCAAGATCATCATCAGTGTCATCAATAGAGAGCCATAGAGAG AATAGTTTCTGTGACACCGATGCagttgacgaagacgtcaagTACACAACGGAGTCTGTTTTACTAAATCCACCTACCAAAAATGTGGTCCTTAGCGTCAATGGACAGCGCATGATTTGCATCAAGAAGGCCACTACATCAAAACAAATAAAACAAGAAGGAGGCAGCTTAGCGGTGCAATCGTACGGCATTTCACTAACAATTCCTCCGGGAGCAATAAAAACTACAGCATTGCTAGACGTTACACTTTCTCTCTATGTTTCAGATGAAGCCATTAACCTTGAGGGTAGAACGGCCCGCGTCGGTTTTATTGAGCTCTTGCCCCATAAAACGGCGTTTGCAAAACCAGTAATACTTAGATACAAGCTAAGGCATCACCATAAGCCTGGTAATGACTGTATTGAAACTGTATATGGTTTGTTCTACGACGAAGGCATAGATCCTAGTGAAATATACGATTTCATGGGGAGTCTTGGAACTGGGCGCTTTCAGAGTCGTCATGTTTCTTACAAAGGCACCATGGACGTTTACTTGCGAGACGATTGCTTAGAATTGTCAACCAAAACGTTTTGCCGTTATTGCAGTTTTGTTACAGCTGGCCCTTTTCACATTGAAATTGGCTTTTTTGTTCGTCCCGTTCCGAGAAACGTTTGTGAAGGCGAACGAAGATGGGATATTAGAATTACTATTTCATGTACCTGCTCGGAGAATTTAAGACAAATTCAAGAACAACTAAAAACAAGAAATTTCCGCCTTGCTGACACGAAGCGTTTTTGCTgccaagaatttttttccaaagaTAGGGAACGACTAGAATTTTCTTTAAGCGAGGATGACGACTTTACGTCAGGATCAAAATTTTCATTACGTTCCAAAAAAGAATTCAACGGATGGGAGCTTCGCTCCGTTGTAGAAAAGAATGACCGTTTTCCTGGATATTTGGACAGAGACTGTGCTATCAAGTGCACAGACGCAAAAGAAGCCAATTGCTCTCCACGAGTGACATTCGCCTATCGTTACTACAAGCCTCTTTCATCTTTTTCTCAAGATGTGATTAGCTCGGACGGCGTTTCATTTAAACTTCCGGATGAAGCGCCCTTCGG AAACAGTTATTCCAATAATACTTCCCAAACAACTACATCGA ATGGAGTTGATGAGTCTGTTATTTCTTCAAGAGATGCCAGTAACGAAGCGGGAAGTGTGATTGATTTCG caaaGGTCAATGTTCGAGCCGactcttccttttctcacACTAATGATGATCTGCGTAACG AAACAGAATTGGTGCATCCTAAACAAAAGCCAACAACAGAGGAGCGTCAAAACGTTAAGCA AGTGCCAAAATCAGCATTCAGTGTCGGCATGCAAGCACCAGGTGATCTCTCGCCTGGAAGCACAGTCCGCCAGCCTCGGGATTCCTTTGAGTTTGGTGGAGCGTCAGCTAGTAGCGAAAGTGTTGCCATCAACAGACC agaAACCAGAGTTCATCATAACACTTATAACGG ACCCGTATTCCATTATGATTATCATTAA
- the LOC136199487 gene encoding uncharacterized protein isoform X4 produces the protein MILLIHRLRGKRTKRSRLLMLQDGNDVVDEILFLSNRSTVIMFLIVLLVFCISRLPLTIILIAFDDNSLAYHESEVIIAFHFALLDVMSPLILTWRHRKIYKKGLLCCFHLDEAKGKASLAEVERAKVKYESRKSGIKTKFWRRFDEITGAIPFVQDAADESRTTEEPKYTKATTTKRSGALFENRASGLSQNTSAQEPRLSSTPTESSVKLDVEASIHFTRATKLSENISPSAGAQESRSSSVSSAESNREVDLEAADSPVTSDDSNRCHPAYPVLLNSPTKNVVLTVSGQRMIFIKKDSTSGRMNQEGGSLVLSSYGISLTIPTGAITTTTSLDVTLSLYVSDKATSLEGRTAHVGLIELLPHKTAFRKRVILRYKLRHHYKPVDDCIETEYGLFYGEGIDPSETYDFIGSLGTERFQSRHISYKGTMDVHLRDHCLELSTKTFCRFCAIVAAGSFQVAIGFFVRPKSVYNGERGWDIRITISCTCSENLEKIQEELKTDIIRKFSHVDKKRLHCKGLSFYGRQRLEFSLSKNDDFTSKFTLRSKKEFSGDDLRCLVENDDRLPSYLDKDCSITCPEEVNCTQPVTVVYHYYESPPPFFQEKLVSWDEVSVWLRDDAMFDYGSCNSDAFSNDTSQTTKSSSGVDEFVSSRDASSEAESLNKSSIFDVKVQACESSSHTTDQHSESELVNIEREPTTEELRNVAARIVKEWKHVARALSVDENEIERIDSNYKDVKEQAYQMLLHWMESKSESATIERLCQALRGERKNKTVTDVFGNVPD, from the exons ATGATTCTATTGATACATCGTCTGCGAggaaagaggacgaagagaagtCGATTGTTGATGCTCCAAGATGGTAACGATGTTGTTGATGAAATTTTGTTTCTGAGCAATCGAAGCACGGTAATAATGTTTCTCATCGTTCTTCTTGTTTTCTGTATCTCGCGGCTTCCATTAACA ATAATTTTAATTGCTTTTGATGATAACAGTCTCGCCTATCACGAGTCTGAGGTCATTATTGCATTTCATTTTGCATTGCTAGACGTTATGAGCCCCTTGATTTTGACTTGGAGACATAGGAAAATATATAAGAAGGGGTTATTGTGTTGCTTTCACTTAGACGAAGCAAAAG GCAAGGCAAGTCTGGCAGAAGTAGAACGGGCCAAAGTGAAATATGAAAGTAGAAA GTCTGGcatcaaaacaaaattttgGAGACGATTTGACGAAATTACTGGAGCAATTCCTTTTGTACAAGATGCTGCTGACGAGAGTAGAACTACTGAAGAGCCAAAATACACcaaggctacaactacaaaAAGATCAGGGGCACTCTTTGAAAATAGAGCTTCTGGACTGTCACAAAACACCAGTGCACAAGAGCCAAGATTGTCATCAACACCAACAGAGAGCAGCGTAAAGTTAGACGTAGAGGCGAGTATACATTTTACAAG AGCTACTAAACTGTCAGAAAACATCAGCCCTTCAGCAGGTGCACAAGAATCAAGATCATCATCAGTCTCATCCGCAGAGAGCAACAGAGAGGTAGACTTAGAGGCCGCGGACTCGCCTGTCACAAG CGATGACAGCAACCGCTGCCATCCAGCGTACCCTGTTCTATTAAATTCGCCTACCAAAAATGTGGTTCTTACCGTCAGTGGGCAGCGCATGATTTTCATCAAGAAAGATTCAACATCAGGACGAATGAACCAAGAAGGAGGCAGCTTAGTGCTGTCATCGTACGGCATTTCACTAACAATTCCTACTGGAGCAATAACAACTACAACGTCGTTAGACGTTACACTTTCTCTCTATGTTTCAGATAAAGCAACGAGCCTTGAGGGTAGAACGGCTCATGTCGGTCTTATCGAACTCTTACCCCATAAAACAGCTTTTAGAAAGCGTGTGATACTTAGATACAAACTGAGACATCACTATAAGCCTGTTGATGACTGTATTGAAACTGAATATGGTCTGTTCTACGGCGAAGGCATAGATCCGAGTGAAACATACGATTTCATCGGGAGTCTTGGAACTGAGCGTTTTCAGAGTCGTCATATTTCTTACAAAGGCACCATGGACGTTCACTTGCGAGACCATTGCTTGGAATTATCCACCAAAACGTTTTGCCGTTTTTGTGCGATTGTGGCAGCTGGCTCCTTTCAAGTTGCGATCGGTTTCTTTGTTCGTCCGAAAAGCGTTTACAACGGTGAAAGAGGATGGGATATTAGGATTACAATTTCCTGTACCTGCTCGgaaaatttagaaaaaatacaGGAAGAACTAAAAACTGACATCATAAGAAAATTCAGTCATGTAGACAAGAAACGTCTGCACTGCAAAGGATTATCTTTTTACGGTAGGCAACGGCTTGAATTTTCTCTGAGCAAGAATGATGATTTCACGTCAAAGTTTACTTTGCGttctaaaaaagaatttagCGGAGACGACCTTCGCTGTCTTGTGGAAAATGATGACCGTCTTCCTAGCTATTTGGACAAAGACTGCTCTATCACGTGCCCAGAAGAAGTCAATTGTACTCAACCAGTGACAGTTGTCTATCATTACTATGAGTCTCCTCCGCCtttttttcaagaaaagTTGGTTAGCTGGGATGAAGTTTCAGTTTGGCTTAGGGATGATGCGATGTTCGACTACGG AAGCTGCAATTCTGATGCTTTTTCAAATGATACTTCTCAAACGACTAAATCATCAA GTGGAGTTGATGAGTTTGTTTCTTCAAGAGATGCTAGTAGCGAAGCGGAAAGTCTGAATAAGAGCAGTATTTTCG ATGTCAAGGTTCAAGCCTGCGAGTCTTCCTCCCATACTACTGATCAGCATAGCG AATCAGAATTGGTGAACATTGAACGAGAGCCAACAACAGAGGAGCTTCGAAACGTAGCTGCTCGTATTGTGAAGGAGTGGAAACATGTGGCAAGAGCGCTTAGTGtagacgagaacgaaatcgaaaggATTGACAGTAATTATAAAGATGTGAAGGAGCAGGCATACCAAATGCTATTGCATTGGATGGAAAGCAAAAGTGAATCAGCTACAATTGAGCGTTTGTGCCAAGCTCTTCGCGGAGAGcggaaaaacaaaacagtAACTGACGTTTTTGGAAATGTACCGGATTAG